The region ACCGGCCGGCTTGAAGATAACCGGGCATAATTTAATCCTGTGGTCCGATCTCCTTTTAAAAGTTCTTTCCGTATAGGAGAGCCTGTGAGCACGGCCTTATCTTTGGGAAGATAAGGGAGGGTTTCCGGAAAATTGCAGCATACTTTTACTGCAGCCGGAATGCACAGCTTATTGGCAAGTCCCGGAGTCATGTCTGACTCGTGAATGATGACAGGTACTTTGCAGTGCTTTGCGGCCATCACCACGGGAACGGCTACAAAACCCCCTTTTGAAAAAACCACATCCGGCTTGTGATTTTTTATCAGCTTCATAGCTTCCCAATATCCCTTTAAAACCCGGAAGGGATCAGAGAAGTTCTTTAAGTCAAAATACCGGCGGAATTTACCGGAAGAGATACCGTCATATGGGATGCCAGCTCCCTCAATGAGCTTCCGCTCGATTCCCTGGTGAGATCCTATATAGTGAATATCGTAGTTTCGCTCTTTTAAAGAGGGAATTAATGCAAGGTTCGGGGTAACATGACCGGCAGTACCGCCGCCGGTTAAAATGATTTTTTTCATAAAAGCGTTGCCTCCCAAAATCGATATACTATTATAGTAAACGTTAGCGATAAAAAGTCAACCCCAAAGCTTGTGGGAACTTAAGGATAACTTGTATTTAAGAGGTGTATACGTGGTGAAGGAGAGAAACCATGGAAAAAAAAATTCCATTTTAAAACGGATGAATGTTTATGATTCGTCACAGGAAAAATTAGAAGCCCATCTGCTTGATTATATGCAAAAACACCCGGAATTAACACCGGAGCCCCCATCCCCTCCTCCCGGCGAATTCCAGAAGATCATGGCGGAACTTAACCGGAGGGGAGCAAAGACGGTGGTTAGAAAACAGTTAAAGGTATTGCGTTATGGCCATAGATTTGTGAATTCTCTGCAAAAACCCCTGCTCGTGGTGATGGTGGTTCTGATCATACTGGCGGCCTCCGCGATAGGAGCATCTGCAAAAAAGGCAAATGATTACCGAATGAGAGAGCAGAATGCAGGGAAGAGCAAAAGCGAGGTTCTCAGGGCTAACAAGCTGTCAAATGCATATGAAAAAATAAAACAACAACCTGGGATCAGCATTCAGATGATTAACGGTGTATCCCATGAATTGCATTTATGAATCTGTAATGCACTGTGCCCGGCGGAAAAGAAAGATCTGGAATCTTGAATTTCGCCGGGTT is a window of [Clostridium] saccharolyticum WM1 DNA encoding:
- a CDS encoding undecaprenyldiphospho-muramoylpentapeptide beta-N-acetylglucosaminyltransferase, yielding MKKIILTGGGTAGHVTPNLALIPSLKERNYDIHYIGSHQGIERKLIEGAGIPYDGISSGKFRRYFDLKNFSDPFRVLKGYWEAMKLIKNHKPDVVFSKGGFVAVPVVMAAKHCKVPVIIHESDMTPGLANKLCIPAAVKVCCNFPETLPYLPKDKAVLTGSPIRKELLKGDRTTGLNYARLSSSRPVILIIGGSLGSVTVNTALRGILPKLLKNYQVIHICGKGNLDESLTGMEGYVQYEYVDAPLKHLFAAADLMISRAGANSICEILALRKPNILIPLSAAASRGDQILNARSFAKQGFSYLLEEENLTGDSLLKAITETFANRQTFISKMEQSELYNAIDTIIDMIESQIKK